In the Drosophila teissieri strain GT53w chromosome 3R, Prin_Dtei_1.1, whole genome shotgun sequence genome, TTAGGCTGTACAGTACAGTAAGTTCAATTTAGAATAATAAATCTTTGTTTTCATCATAAAGGCTCTCCCAGACCTTCAACTTGGACCACTCAGGCAGATCGATAAACTTTAGGTCATCACTGATGTTGAGGCACTTTATGACCTCGTCGGATTTGCGAACTGGATCAATGGTAAGCGTGTCCATTCCGGTAATCTTCTCGCTGTAGGGATTACCCGTGCCAGCAAACTGTGTCCAGATGCCCACAGTTCGCTCGATGTTCCTGTACTCACGACTTTCCTTAGGCAACCGCCGAGCCAGAAGGCTGCTGAATTGGTAGGTCAAATCGTCGGCATGGCTCACCCCCTTGACACCGCGTCCCATTCGCATAATGCGGTACGGAAAAATTAGCTCTTCGGAGTCGAAATCAAACCGGTAGAAATATACTGGTGCTCCAGCCGCATAAGCGTGACGGGAGTGGACCACCCTCAGGGCCGGAAACACGAAGTAGTTAATCGAACAGAGCTGGAAAGAACTCCCACTTATGATTAAGTAAGCACACCTTATTGGAAGACACTTACATCCATGTAATTATCTGGGGTGCTTTCTGGTCCAGTGCGATGAGCATCTCGAATCTTAACACTCCATGCATCCAGCTTTTCCTTATTGGGTTCGGCGGCCAGCAAGTCCTTGGGAATAAAAGGAGTACCAGCATCAAGCTGCTGCAATACCTGCGGCATAAGCTTGACCTCTGCGGAAGACAATTAAATGTACTTATTgatcgaaaatgcaaataaattctCATTATCCAACCTGGGACCCACAGCAGTCCCTCGTACGAAGTGTTTCCTATAAACATGGGGATAGAGTTACTCCAGGCGGTCTTCATCATCTCCTTTGGAGGCTTGGGTATCACGCACTCGGGCGTGGAGAATGGTTCCAGGGATGGTCCAAAGGCAAACATTATCTTGTTCATGCGGTCCTCCAACGTGAGAACATTTTCCTCCACGCGTATAAGATCTTTGGCCTTCACGTTCTGCAAAAACTCCAGCACATCCTTGTCGTTGTCCTCGCCCTTGTAACCAGCTAGCTTGGCTATCCTGTAGGGATTGTGGGTGATATCGCCGTTGTACGCCCAAGGACAAAGGGCACTGCCCGACTGCAAGATACCCCTGTGAAAGAGTCCTTGTGTCTGTTCGGTTATCATCATGTAGTGAGTGGATGCGCCTCCTGCACTTTCTCCAAAAACAGTGATGCAGTTGGGATCTCCACCGAAACTAGCGCAATTGTTCTTGATCCATTTAAGGGCCAAGACCTGATCCTTGAGGCCAGCATTTCCAGGTACATTTAGCTCGGAGGACTTCAGACTCATAAATCCTGTGTAGGTACAAACATGTTTAGAaaaaattgcgcatacgcacaCGTAACCTACCCAAAGCACCAAGTCGGTATTGTATGGTGACGAGCACAACATCTTCTTTCATAAAGTAGTCCGGACCGTACCACTCCCGATTGGCCTCGC is a window encoding:
- the LOC122621590 gene encoding esterase B1: MNKNLGFVERLRWRLKTIEHKVQQYRQSTNETVVADTEYGQVRGVKRLSLYDVPYFSFEGIPYAQPPVGELRFKAPQRPIPWEGVRDCSQPKDKAVQVHFVFDKVEGSEDCLYLNVYSNNVKPDKARPVMVWIHGGGFIIGEANREWYGPDYFMKEDVVLVTIQYRLGALGFMSLKSSELNVPGNAGLKDQVLALKWIKNNCASFGGDPNCITVFGESAGGASTHYMMITEQTQGLFHRGILQSGSALCPWAYNGDITHNPYRIAKLAGYKGEDNDKDVLEFLQNVKAKDLIRVEENVLTLEDRMNKIMFAFGPSLEPFSTPECVIPKPPKEMMKTAWSNSIPMFIGNTSYEGLLWVPEVKLMPQVLQQLDAGTPFIPKDLLAAEPNKEKLDAWSVKIRDAHRTGPESTPDNYMDLCSINYFVFPALRVVHSRHAYAAGAPVYFYRFDFDSEELIFPYRIMRMGRGVKGVSHADDLTYQFSSLLARRLPKESREYRNIERTVGIWTQFAGTGNPYSEKITGMDTLTIDPVRKSDEVIKCLNISDDLKFIDLPEWSKLKVWESLYDENKDLLF